DNA from Hwangdonia lutea:
GTTTTTATTATTTCAGTTTATCCGCATGAAGTTTTCTAAGCTTTGCCAATTTGGGTGTAATTACAAAACTGCAATAGCCTTGAGTTTGATTATTTTTGTAATAATCTTGGTGTGCCGCCTCGGCTTCGTAAAATACATCTAAAGGCGAAACCTCAGTAACAATGGGGTTTTCGTAATACACCGCAACTTCTTTAACAACCGTTTCAGCCATTTCTTTTTGAACATCATCATGATAAAAAATCACGGAGCGATACTGCGTGCCTCTATCGGCGCCCTGCCTGTTTAATGTCGTGGGGTCGTGCGTGGTCATAAAAACCACCAAAATATCTTTATAAGAAATTACATTGGCATCAAAGGTAATTTGTACCACTTCGGCATGCCCTGTTAATCCCGAACAAATCTCGCGATACGTGGGATGCCCCGGAACATTGCCACCGGAGTAACCCGACACCACTTTTTCTACACCTTTTATTTCTTGAAAAACGGCTTCGGTACACCAAAAGCAACCGCCGCCAACCGTGGCTAATTGTATGTTTTTATTATTCATTTATAGTTGTTCCTACTTTTTATTTTTAATGAATTGAAATCTATCTTTCTTAACCGATAAATACATTATAACAACCTTAGTTTTCTATTCTTTTTCTAATTGCATGGATTCTGAATTGATACAGTAGCGCAATCCGCTAGGTTCTGGTCCATCAGGGAAAACGTGCCCTAAATGGGCATCGCAAGTATTACACATTACCTCTACCCGCACCATGCCAAAAGCGGTGTCTTTTTCGTATTTTATTGCGTTTTCTTTAATGGGCTGTGTAAAACTGGGCCAACCTGTGCCCGAGCTAAACTTAATTGTAGAATCGAACAAAGGCGTATTGCAGCACACACAATTATACTTACCGGCATCGTGCGTAGTACAAAGTGCACCACTATGAGGGCGTTCGGTGCCTTTTTGCCTTGTAATTCTAAATTGTTCTGGGGTTAATTGCGCCTGCCATTCGGCCTCTGTTTTTTCTACACGTTTATCCGGAGTTGGATTTCCGTTTACGGAAAAGTTAATAACGTCTTTCCAAGTTATCATCATAAGATTTCCTTTTGTTTTCTATTAATACATTATGCTTTTTCAACCTAAATATAGTTGTTTTTATTGGCATTAAATTACATTTATAGAGAAACCATATATCTTGTTTAATTATTTTTTTAGTACTTTGGTTTTTATTAAAATCTAGCTA
Protein-coding regions in this window:
- the msrA gene encoding peptide-methionine (S)-S-oxide reductase MsrA, with the protein product MNNKNIQLATVGGGCFWCTEAVFQEIKGVEKVVSGYSGGNVPGHPTYREICSGLTGHAEVVQITFDANVISYKDILVVFMTTHDPTTLNRQGADRGTQYRSVIFYHDDVQKEMAETVVKEVAVYYENPIVTEVSPLDVFYEAEAAHQDYYKNNQTQGYCSFVITPKLAKLRKLHADKLK
- the msrB gene encoding peptide-methionine (R)-S-oxide reductase MsrB; amino-acid sequence: MITWKDVINFSVNGNPTPDKRVEKTEAEWQAQLTPEQFRITRQKGTERPHSGALCTTHDAGKYNCVCCNTPLFDSTIKFSSGTGWPSFTQPIKENAIKYEKDTAFGMVRVEVMCNTCDAHLGHVFPDGPEPSGLRYCINSESMQLEKE